The Corvus hawaiiensis isolate bCorHaw1 chromosome 2, bCorHaw1.pri.cur, whole genome shotgun sequence genome includes a window with the following:
- the LOC125321672 gene encoding cystathionine beta-synthase-like: MAEMELSKTCPLMNGSGAGSQDSSTWILPNLPSKCTWTAATPASKSPHSCIPLTEEKKILPNILKKIGCTPMVRINKIGKSYGLKCELLAKCEYFNAGGSVKDRIGLRMVEDAERAGIIKPGDTLIEPTSGNTGIGLALVAALKGYRCIIVLPEKMSTEKVDILKAVGAEIVRTPCTRFDAPESNIRVAWKLKSEIPNSHILDQYRNPSNPLAHYDTTAEEILEQCEGKVHMVVIGSGTGGTITGVARKLKEKCPECKIIGVDPDGSIVALPSEMNTTNTTTIEVEGIGHDFIPTVLDRSVVDQWYKSNDRDSFLMSRRLIREEGLLCGGSSGSAMSVAVRAAKELKEGQRCVVILPDSIRNYMSKFVNDKWMIKNGFLNEVQEHKPWWWNIKVQKLNLSAPLILLPEVSCQKAIEILQEKGYDQAPVVAESGLILGMVTLSNTLTSVLAGSAEFSDPVTKVTYDQFSKIGLEDSLGRLSCILENDHFAIVVHEQMQFSGNGSSLMKQMVFGVVTAVDLLTFVSRNDKK; encoded by the exons atggcAGAAATG GAGCTGAGTAAGACATGCCCCCTCATGAATGGCAGTGGTGCAGGaagccaggacagcagcacgTGGATCCTTCCCAACTTGCCCAGTAAGTGCACGTGGACAGCCGCAACGCCTGCCAGCAAGTCTCCACACTCCTGTATTCCCTT gacagaagaaaagaagatcTTGCCCAATATCCTCAAGAAAATTGGCTGCACCCCAATGGTCCGAATTAACAAGATTGGGAAGTCCTATGGGCTCAAGTGTGAGCTCT tggcaAAATGCGAGTACTTCAACGCCGGGGGCAGCGTGAAGGACCGCATCGGCCTCAGGATGGTGGAGGAtgcagagagagctgggatCATCAAACCAGGAGACACCCTGATTGAACCCACTTCAGGAAACACag GGATTGGGCTGGCACTGGTGGCTGCACTGAAGGGTTACCGCTGCATCATCGTTTTGCCCGAGAAAATGAGCACGGAGAAG GTCGATATTCTGAAGGCAGTGGGTGCTGAAATTGTGAGGACCCCGTGCACCCGCTTTGATGCCCCTGAGTCCAACATTCGTGTTGCCTGGAAGCTGAAAAGTGAAATCCCAAACTCTCACATCCTGGATCAG TACCGAAATCCGAGCAACCCCCTGGCTCATTACGACACCACGGCTGAGGAGATCCTGGAGCAGTGTGAAG GCAAGGTCCACATGGTGGTGATTGGGTCTGGCACAGGAGGCACCATCACTGGTGTTGCCAGGAAGCTGAAGGAGAAGTGCCCGGAGTGCAAG ATCATTGGTGTGGACCCTGATGGCTCCATCGTGGCTCTGCCCAGTGAGATGAACACAACCAACACCACAACCATCGAGGTGGAGGGCATTGGGCACGACTTCATCCCCACTGTCCTCGACAGATCA GTGGTTGATCAGTGGTACAAAAGCAACGACAGAGACTCGTTCCTCATGTCCCGCAGGCTGATCAGAGAGGAGGGGTTATTGTGTG GTGGCAGCTCGGGCAGTGCCATGTCCGTGGCTGTGAGAGCTGCCAAGGAGCTGAAGGAAGGTCAGCGCTGCGTGGTCATCCTGCCTGACTCCATCCGGAACTACAT GTCCAAATTTGTGAACGATAAGTGGATGATAAAAAATGGGTTCCTAAATGAAGTCCAGGAGCACAAGCCTTG GTGGTGGAACATCAAGGTGCAGAAACTGAATCTCTCGGCCCCTCTCATTCTCCTCCCAGAAGTCAGCTGTCAAAAGGCAATTGAGATCCTCCAGGAGAAGGGATATGACCAAGCTCCTGTTGTTGCTGAGTCAGG GCTTATTTTGGGAATGGTGACCCTCAGCAACAccctcacctctgtgctggCTGGAAGCGCGGAGTTCTCAGACCCTGTCACGAAGGTCACCTACGACCAGTTCTCAAAG ATTGGCCTGGAGGACAGCCTCGGGAGGCTTTCCTGCATCCTGGAGAATGACCACTTTGCTATCGTTGTACACGAGCAAATGCAGT TCAGTGGAAATGGCAGCTCCCTCATGAAGCAGATGGTGTTTGGTGTGGTCACAGCCGTGGACCTCCTCACCTTTGTCAGCAGGAACGACAAGAAgtag
- the LOC125321675 gene encoding fibulin-2-like: protein MALTSALRLSLACLLLCSAAPKPTCDPSACAPCPEEDPEGTATPTAAGCCPPCPPPCACPPYLESDCEMQGFASGRVPAGRSFYIDFARKLCTCHPAGDITCAPLCPPLSPACRAVGSPVADGCPRCVCYDQEEVAVPAGTVTARGSQICTCPVHGGQLRCRAPGSEE, encoded by the coding sequence ATGGCCCTCACCAGCGCCCTGCGCCTGTCGCTCgcctgcctcctgctctgcagcgCGGCCCCAAAACCCACCTGTGACCCCAGCGCCTGCGCCCCGTGCCCCGAGGAGGACCCGGAGGGGACAGCCacccccactgctgctggctgctgtcccCCGTGCCCCCCGCCCTGCGCCTGCCCGCCCTACCTGGAGAGCGACTGCGAGATGCAAGGCTTCGCCAGCGGCCGCGTCCCCGCCGGCCGCTCCTTCTACATCGACTTCGCCCGCAAGCTGTGCACCTGCCACCCGGCTGGGGACATCACCTGCGCCCCGCTGTGCCCGCCCCTGTCCCCCGCCTGCCGCGCCGTGGGCAGCCCGGTGGCCGACGGCTGTCCCCGCTGCGTCTGCTACGACCAGGAGGAGGTGGCAGTGCCCGCCGGCACCGTCACCGCCCGCGGCTCCCAAATCTGCACCTGCCCTGTCCACGGAGGGCAGCTGCGGTGCAGAGCTCCGGGAAGTGAGGAGTGA